The nucleotide sequence TCGACCGAAGTCGTACGCATATCAGATCATATCGATATGGATCTGACACCGCAGGATTTTCTTGATTTTGGCAAAGGCCTGCGAGACGCAGAGAAAGATACGATGATGCGCGGTGCATTCTTTGTGGGGCTGGCCAGCGGCCGGATCATCCCGCCAGAGTACGACTTTCTGACAAATCTAGCGCATGGCATTGGCATGCCAGGTGAAGATTTCCGGCGTGTGATGAGCCTTTCCCTCGAAGACCTTGATATCTATCAACCTACCCTTTGAGCATCCGCAGGCCTTGCGTGGCATCTGCCCGTACAGCAAGGCGCAACCCGGGCTCATCCCCGGCCTTAAGCGCCGATAGGATCAGTTTGTGGTGATAAGGTGGCTCTGTCCTATTCAGGCGCCCATACAGCGCCCGCATTGTCGGCCCCAATTGCAGCCAAACAGTTTCAGCCATCGCCAGCATCGCCGGTGCCTGCGCGCGCAGATAAAGCGTGCGGTGGAACTCCAGGTTCATGCGAATGTATCCCGTTGCGTCATGCCGTGTGATAACTTGATTGACGCCTTGGTTGATCGCTTCCAATCGATCAATCAGCGCAAAGTGCGCACGTGGCAGGGCGCGTGATGCCAACTCTGGTTCAAGTAGCGCGCGTAGTGTAGCCAACTCCTCAATTCGCTCATTCGACAATGCAGGGGTCGAGACCCGGCCAGATGACGACAGAAAAAGCGCACCTTCCGCCACCAAACGGCGCACGGCTTCGCGGGCCGGGGTCATTGACACGTCGTAGGTTTTGCCGATGCCACGCAGTGTCAGCGCCTCTCCGGGTGCGATTTCTCCGTGCATGATCTGCGTGCGCAGTGCACGGTAAACGCGCTCATGTGCAGCGGTAGTACTATCTTGTGGGCGCGGCTGGATCATCATAGGCTATTTGTGATCACAAATTTCAGGTTGGTCAATCATCGAAGATAACGCGGTGCAGAATATCTCCTTCAGCACGCAACCAACGCCGGTGGATTTCAAAATCCGGGCAAAGCCGCGCCACGATATCCCAGAATGCAGGCTGATGGTTCATTTCAACCAGATGCGCGACCTCATGTGCGGCCACGTAATCCAACACCGCAGGCGGGGCCATGATCAGGCGCCAAGAATACATCAAGACACCCTCGCTTGAACAAGATCCCCAGCGCGATCTGGTGTCGCGGATCGACAGGCGCCGATAGGTTCTGTCCAGCTGACCGGCATATCTGTCAGAGGCAGCCGCCAGTGCATCGCGCGCCGCGTGGCGCATCAGCGCCTTGACCTGCGGTGCAACGGGCGAAAACGCGGATACGGCGATATGATCGGTGTTGATCCGCGCACTCCTGCCCTGCCCTAAAACGACGGGTGTCAGGACGCCGCGCACCGGAATTGACTGTCCTACAGCAACTGGGACCGCGGGCTTCATCTCCTGCAAATGACCGCGCAGCCACGCCTCTTTTGCGCGCAAAAAGGCGATTCCCTCGCGTTTCGCTGCGCTATGCGGCATCGTCAGGGTCACACGACCATCGAGCCGCGAGATTCGCAGCGACAACCGCTTGGCCCGTGCGGAATGGCGCATAATCACATCGATCGGGGGGTTGCCTTCAAGCGTATGACGGCCCATATCCAACTTCTTATCATTCCTGTGCCAAAGGCTTTGACACGCCCCCTGCTTATGGCAGTTGGCACCGATCACCCGCAAGGGAAGACGACATTTTTGAAGGGATAGCCTATGCCTAAGGAAGAGTGGGGCACAAAGCGCCTTTGCCCCGAAACCGGCAAACGCTTTTACGACCTGAACGCCACGCCAATCATCAGCCCCTACACGGGCAATGAGGTGACTGTGGATACGTCCAAGACCCGCACAATGGTCGCGGATGCCGAAGACGCACAGACAGCGAAAGCAAAAGAAGCCTCTGATGAAGAGGATCTGGTACTCGACGATGACGACGACAGCGATGACGTTGATCTGGGCGATGATGTGCTGGAAGATGACGACGATGACACGGTGTCGTTGGATGAACTGGCAGACGTCGCGACAAACGACGACGAATAAACAAACCGCGCGGGCGCGATTTGCACTTGATCTCGCCCGGTGCGCTGCATAGACAACCGTTGCACAGCGAAACGTTGTCAGGATGGGGCCTTAGCTCAGTTGGGAGAGCGCTTGCATGGCATGCAAGAGGTCAGGGGTTCGACTCCCCTAGGCTCCACCATTCATCATATTACAGAGTGAGTACAGTAAGTTTATGAAATCATGGGGCATTTTTGTGGGTTGTTACACTGAGGTGTTACAGTGAGGACCCTCGAGAAGATGCCCGGACATATCGTGGTCCATCCAAGTTGCGGGATAACGACCGGCGCGGGGGACCACCCGCTCGACCACTTTCTACCACGTCATGACTTCGCCCCTCACCTGCCCCGTTTCCCATCTGTGAGCGTCGTGAAAGCGGACACTTGTGCTCAGCACAGCACTTGTCACTCTGGGCTCAAAGCAGACTTGCGGCGCTGCGGCGATCCGGTTTTGGGCCTAGATGATGGCTATCCCAAGCCGCGCTCACACGGTTGCCAGTCGTGTCATCCACGTAGGTAACAATCAGCCCCGCCGTTTCACCTGCAGCTGCTGCTGCGTTGAGCACCGCAGCCGTTCCTTCGGGGAAGTATTCTGAGGAGAGCGTCACCGCCTGCTCAGCCGTTGCTCCGATCAGTTGCGATGCGATGTCCTCACCCCGGCCAACTGCAATGAGCCCATCGACCGGGTTTCCTTCGCCTTCGTAGGTCAAATACGTGGCGAGAATAATGACCGGGATCCAGAACGCATTGTTCTCGGCTGCATTGACTGCCGTTCCGGCACCGACATCTGCGCTTCCGCCAGCTGCTGCGGTAAGGAGTCCCCCGAAAGCTCAGCGATCAAGATGCCACGGCTTTCCCAATCCGCGATGCTGTCGCCAACCAGTTCCGGATTGTTCAAAGCGGCGTCAGTGTAGAGGAGTGCCGATAGCTCACCCGCAAAGGCACCAATTGCCCCTGATGAGCAATCGCCAGACCCTATTTCCCCTGTGGCGCACCCAAGTGCAGTATGTGCAATCAGCTGCGTTGCACGATCAAGGTCGCCGAGTGCAGCTGCGTTCCCAATCACAGAAACCAAACAACGATCTGATCGCCTCAACAAAGGCCTTCGTGGCTTATTTGACCGGATGACGGGTGCGCGTCGCAAGATGATCCAATCGAACGAACGCGAAGCGCTTTCATGCGCGCATCGCGATCAAGAACAGCGCGACGAATTGATCTTGGCGCAGATGGAAGAGCGAGGGATGCTGCTGGAACGTGCGCATGTTATCCGCAATAGGCATAAGCAGGAATGCAAGCAGATGGCGAAGACCATACGGCTTTACATGTTACAATCCGAAGTAAATCGGGCAGAAAACAAGCGACGCAAAGCAAAGAATATTGGTTTTGATCGGTAGCGAATAGAAGCAATCAGATTGCAGTTGGATCAGTTCGATTTATGAACAACAGACTTCATTGGTGGTATTAGTTATAGTCAATCTCGTTCTGTAGAATGCAAGAGCTAACGTGGCTAGTCATAGTCTATTTCAGGAAAGAGTCTCCCGGTGTCAGCGTAGATTACTATGGAGTTTTCTTCACCGATAGCGCTTCTCAGCAACCTTGTTACTGTGTCGAAGTCATCAAATTGTTTGGTGGTGTCTGTTACAAGTAGGCTGCTTACACTGTGGAATCCAAAGTCATCCATTACGATTTCCTTGGTAAGATCTCCAGTCGGCGCCACGTCAGAACACCAGAATCGTTGTCCAAACCTAACTTTTAGTTTCACAAGTGTGTCTGATAACTTCACCGTGACATTTTCGGGAGAAAGCTTGGAGTGTATCTGAATATCCATTTTCATTTTTTAGCCTTAGTCGAAAGTCAATGGTGTCAGAACCACGCCGTTCCTGTCAATTATGATCACGTTCTGTAATCCGGGGATCGGGTAGTCAGTCAATTGCTGTATTACCTGAGCAGGGGTCACACTCGTGTCGGCCAAGTTCACGACAACGTTCTGCGTCTGTCCTGATGTGACCTTACCCACACCATCTTCAATAGGTTCTTAATGCATTGCAATTTTTATAGTTTAAGGTGGGAGCCGAACTTTATGATACCAACCCGACCTTGCGGCAGTTGATGGTTCCCACTGGACACTACTTGGCGATCAGGAATTCGAAGACTCTTTCAAACTCAAGTCTTGATCGCGGGTTTTTTTCTGAAGCTGCAATAGCCTCAGACTCAGAAGGGATATTGAGCGCCTGCTCCGGTTGTAGCAAGTTAGCAAGCCTACGTTCGTAACCTATTGCATAAAGCGCCGTGACCTCGCTGTCATTGAGGTCGTGGTTAGGTATAAACCCAAAGATACCCAGTCGCTTGTCTTCCTTCCAAAGCCCTGACGCTACATCTAGACTTGGAATTTCAAAGAAGTACTCAGGTAAATCATCAACATCATTTTCCAGAATGATTTTTTCTGACCATTCCTTGAATTCATGCCAAGTGATAGCTTTGCCCAAGCAGGTTAATGCGAGAGCAATATCAAAACTATCCGCTTTGCTTAGCCTAAGCCCTTTCATCGTCCGTCCCACATAGCATCTCCCCCAATATGCCGTATTTCTCCGTGAATGTCAGCAGCAACAAGCTGCATCCGTCCAGTATCCTCATGGTGATGCCAAGTAAGACCGGGTATGCGCGCATTGCCTGCTCGAATGGCGGACAGCTGTTCAGAAGTAAAGCGATTGGATAGCCCTTGATCGAGAACGATCTGGGCGTTTAAGCTCTGTGTAGCGGCCCTCATTTGGGCTGTTGAAGAAAGAGTTCGATAATCCGCCGCCGTAAACCTGGTATCAAACAATGCCACATCATCAAAAACTGGGAACCCTCTGGAATTGAATGTGATATTTACTCCAGCACTGGTTTCAACAGCCGAGTTGGCCAATCTAACATTCGGTTTATTGAGTGGAGGGATTGTCGTCGACAAGACGTTGTCGGTGCCATAGCTCTCTTCGAGAGCATTGCGTATCACGCGAGCATCGTAAGGAACATCGATACTACGGGCAAAAGCACCGGTTGCTTCATCAATAAACCCGACAACATCATCACCCACCACGATAGCTGTTTTTCCAGCGACCGCGACGACAGGCATCAGAGTCGATGCCGCAAGCGCATCGCCAGCTGCAGCCTCACCAATTGCAACAGACAACTCAGTTCGACAAATTGGATTAGCTGCGCATTGCGCGATAGCAGCACCACCAAAATATGCGGTTGCAAGAAGAGCACCGCCCGCCGCGCCTCCACCCAACGCGTTTAGGTTTCTTTGCGTAAAATCGACGCCCTTTTGTACGCCATTGATCATTGCTTGCCGATCAACCGCTAAACCAGATTGGAACTCCACCTGTACGTCGTCAAATACATCGCCAAACGCACTGAGATAACCTTCATTTCCAAGAGTTGAATTCGCCTCCATGAAGGTGGCTTGCGCTTCAATATAACGACTACGTGCGGCAAGACACTGGAGTTGTCCCATGCCACCGCACGCAGTCAAGTATTCAGTATCTCTCGCCTGGTCGAGCAGATCCATCAGAGCAATGGTTCCTTGCAATTCGAGAAAAACTTCGTCGGTGCAAGAAATCGTCTCTGCTTGACACTCTTCGAGCTGACGTTTCGCACGCGCCCTAAGCACAGTTTCCTCATGGTTCAAATAATTGTTCTCATGAGCCGAAGCGGCGATTCCAGCCGCGATTCCTGCGCCTTCTGCATCCCCGTCGTTTGCCAACAAGATTGCGGTAGTCCCGAGCAGACGTTGGAGTTCAATTTGCCGATCGCTGCTAAGACCGCTGCCACCCACTACGGGTCCTAGCGCTTCTGCCAATGCGGCAGCCATCGCGCCGTCAGCAAATGAACCGCCTGCAGCTTCTGCAGCCAAACCTCCTGCGACAGCATGTGCGAGCATCTTTGGCAGACTACCTTCGGGCAGGCCATTTGCTTCACCAAAATCGCCGATGCTATGCTGCACCCCAGCAAGGCCAGCCATCGCCATGGCATTGGTCCAGCCAGCGGTAAGGTTGTCGCCGATATCACCACCATTGATAGCGGTCGAAACCGTTGCGTTTACTGATGCACTGATGAGACCGGTTTGCGCCCTGTAGACTGTGTTCTCCATTGCAGTCGCAGTCTTGGGGTCAAAGTCACCGAGACCTGCGGCGTTGGTAAGCTGTGCTGTGAATCCAGCAGAGACCATAGCGGTCGCCAGACTCCGCAGACCATCGCTTGATCCCAATTGCTCCAGCGTAGCGGCCAGATCACCTTGGTTGTTTACAAGCGCCACCGAAGACTGCGTGACAAGATTACTGATGCCTGCTTTGATTGCGGCATTCATCGCAACATTTGTTGCAGCTACGTTGAGGCCAGATGCAACTTGTGTTGCGAGCGTATCGACCAGCCCACCCGCACCGCCGGTTGCGTAGGTTACAATTGCTGTGACAAGCAGCGCACCGGCTTCAGTGAGACCCTGCTGCTCATAGTCCCATTCTTCGACTGTCGCTTGGACAGCGTTCCAATCCACATCCGGATTGGTGCGCATGTCCCCCATCCATTCCAGTCCAGGCTGGGATGAGATTGTGGTCAAAGCTTCATCTAGATTGGCGTGCGCTTCGTATTCGATGATGATGCCTGCACCTGCATCGATGGTGAAGCCGCCGTCAGCATGGATCTCCACCATCTCAATAGTCTCGATGCTTTCGCCCTCATCGCCCTCATTCCACCAGAACAGGTCTTCCTCACGCAAGAAGTCTTGCGAGAACGTGCTGTCGGTTTCCGTGAGAAGCCGGGCTTCACCACCAGCAGTCAGGCGTGTTTCATCGCCACTTTCGAGTGTGGAAGCAGCTATGGTGAGATCACCGGTGTTCGCGGTAATGGTCAGGCCGCCACCAGATGAGATCACTGTGCGCTGCGTCTCGACCTCAGCCTCCTGCTGCCGGATGTTTGTTTCCACCCCAAAGAGACCACCACTGTCGATATTCAGTTTGAGATCGCGCTGATCGACATCTTGCACGGATGTAACATTGACGGCTCCGTCGGCAACGAGCGTGGCATCCCCACCGGCGTTGAGATTGCCGCCTTCGATTGTCAGATCGCCGCCCGTCGCGATGTTCAGGTCACCCCCGGCAGCAATGTTGGCCAGCGTATTTGTGCGGCTATAGGCGTTGTCATATCCGCCGTTGATGGTGTCTTCGCGATTGGTTTCGAGCACAAGTGCGCCAATCTCGATCCCGTCACCCGCGGTGACCGTCAGATTGTCACCCGATGCAAAGTCGCCACCGATTGCGCCAACAACACCAGAGGCGTTGATTTGCAGATTTCCGCCAGCTTCAATACGTGCTGTTTGCTGCGCTCTATCCGTAAAGCCGGAAGGCATATCATCACGAGAGATCAGCGTGTTGTTGAGAACATTCTCTGCGTCAATGGCGACATTGCCACCACCAACAACCTGACCTGACTGATTTGCAA is from Yoonia sp. GPGPB17 and encodes:
- a CDS encoding GntR family transcriptional regulator, whose product is MMIQPRPQDSTTAAHERVYRALRTQIMHGEIAPGEALTLRGIGKTYDVSMTPAREAVRRLVAEGALFLSSSGRVSTPALSNERIEELATLRALLEPELASRALPRAHFALIDRLEAINQGVNQVITRHDATGYIRMNLEFHRTLYLRAQAPAMLAMAETVWLQLGPTMRALYGRLNRTEPPYHHKLILSALKAGDEPGLRLAVRADATQGLRMLKG
- a CDS encoding M48 family metallopeptidase; the encoded protein is MGRHTLEGNPPIDVIMRHSARAKRLSLRISRLDGRVTLTMPHSAAKREGIAFLRAKEAWLRGHLQEMKPAVPVAVGQSIPVRGVLTPVVLGQGRSARINTDHIAVSAFSPVAPQVKALMRHAARDALAAASDRYAGQLDRTYRRLSIRDTRSRWGSCSSEGVLMYSWRLIMAPPAVLDYVAAHEVAHLVEMNHQPAFWDIVARLCPDFEIHRRWLRAEGDILHRVIFDD
- a CDS encoding TIGR02300 family protein gives rise to the protein MPKEEWGTKRLCPETGKRFYDLNATPIISPYTGNEVTVDTSKTRTMVADAEDAQTAKAKEASDEEDLVLDDDDDSDDVDLGDDVLEDDDDDTVSLDELADVATNDDE
- a CDS encoding CdiA C-terminal domain-containing protein, which produces MGKVTSGQTQNVVVNLADTSVTPAQVIQQLTDYPIPGLQNVIIIDRNGVVLTPLTFD